CTGTATCAAACGTGACCATGACAACCTGATTAATGTCATCAGCTGTAGCTTTTTCAAAATGGGACAAGATCGGGTTTGTTGGCAGGAAATGTTCTTTGATTGTATAGGAACTTATTCCAAAATAGCTTCACATGCTGAGGGTCGTTTACAACGATTCGCGTAAGATGTTGTTTTTGACAAGTAAGAATATCTTCTGACAAAATGTTTAACAGTCGCAAAGAATTCACTCCATCGCCGGCACTTCATCAGTCTTGTCTCTAAGAATCCAATTTTGGCGATTGTGACTGGTTCTGAGCAGCAAATAAAATGGTGGATTGGTTTTCCAGATAACTTCTACTTAGATGATCAACTCTTGACTGACTTGGTGTACCGTCCATCTGTATATCGCTATGAACAAAATCACTTGAACTTTGATACTTGTATCTTGTACAACAACCTGACTGTAATGAGCTGGAATTCCTTTGGCAAGCTTTGGTAATTTACCCTGAAATTCTTCACCAGAAGAACAGTAAAAAGTTAAGCGCAAAGGAACACAATGAAATGCTATCACGACGGGCATAATCAAACCACAAACTCTCGTTAACTTTATGTTAAGGACAATGAGAAGACCTAACAAGGTGAGCTGTGCTGTCAAACATGATCGTTCTATAGAGGAATGATGACTTTGGATGTCTTGCTTTATCCACTTAACTACTCTTCAGGCCTGGCATAGCAACCGTATTTGTGGTTTTAATCGTGAATTTAGCTTAGAATTTGTTAGAATTTAGCTGTTAGTTCCAAATTTTCTCTTCCGGGAAATTTATCTTCAATCAATATTTTGTCATGAATTTGGACACATCtagagcttgtctcgaacttaaATTCCAAAGATCTGATGTTAGAATTGATGATATCcacttgtaacttgaccgatcatTATAAAAAGAGTTCTTACGTGATGGTCACTTTTTATGCATGCAATCCACCGAAAACGGATAACTCCTTTAGGAAAACGAGCAGTAAGCAAAGTAAATTGATCCTGCAATATATATCCAGAAGaaacagaagaagaagaaatatatatatcgcAGTGACGTTGATGTTCTTTCTATATTCTTTTGGACAGTATTTTGTCACACTGAATATCCATAAATAGATCTAAATATCAAAAACACGAAGAAAGGCCCAAACCACGGATCAGTACTATTTGCTCCATCAAAGTCCTGTAGATACATCTGTTCTTCTTTCTTGTTGGATACCAAAGATCTGCAAACGTCCTGGCAAGGAAAGATGGACTGATGGTTCCTGTTTCTTCTTGATATGTGGTGggttagtgggtgagtgaatgaaattTGACGTTGCTTTGATAGTTGTCAAGTCATGTTACGGCGTGTCACCTTAATGTGAGAAGCGGTGTAGGTGTTAGACCTCGATGAAATCCACTTCGAACGCGTAAAGTAATGACACTTACAACAACATAATCGCGACATTAGAGATTTCTTGCGTCCTAACGGGGTAGCAATTCTGTACAGACATTTGTCACGCCGTAGACAGATGTGCTCCCCGTGTATGTCAGTACAGTAGTAAATTTGAAAAAGTTGTCAAAGACTAATATACCCCCTTACCAATAACATATTGAATGTGTAAATGGTGCCAATGTGATGAGCGTAACACTTAACAGCCGTGTCACATGTTGTGGGTGTGGTTGTCAAGCTGATAGTGGTTGTAGTGGAATCAAGCATCACAGTGCTGGTGTTAGATGTTTTGGAGTTCGTTGTAAAGGTGATAGTGGTTGTAATTTGGTCACTCGTCACGGTGTTGCTACATTCAAAACCCTAAAGTACAAACACTTGTGGCCTCGTCACAATTCATCTCAAagtttatgttatgtttatgcTGGCACCACACAAACACGGTTGCAATCTCTGCATATATTTCCCATACTGCTGAGAACACGTTTACAAGACGATTTAAACAGTAAAATTACGAAGTCACCCAAATGTCCTTGAGTCACTGCGCACCATGTAAATCTCATGGCAACCCGTTCGCTCCATACCAAACATTGACTTGTATTTGGCATCCATATTTTTATGTGTATGGAATATCCTAAATCCGGCATTATAGAAGTCTCTTAGCAGCTCCAGACCTCTCAGGTACTTGTCAATATCCGGCTCTGGGTTATTTCCCAGCTTGATATGAAgttcaaaacaaaactgttttacatttttcaaacttccactttgtaacatttcagGAAAAGCAAACCACTCCGAAGCTTCAATGTCAATCTTCAGTAGATCGATCGTAGCCTAGAATAGAAAAGACATGAACGGAATTAATGCAGTGAAGGAGATATATAATGCATTTTGTACGGTGAATGTACCCCTTCCCATTACAATGTTAAAGAAACATCTGGTACAGTAATAGCATTTCTACCATTTTGCCTTCATCgtgtttgttgtatgtttttgtttttaacacTTCACCCGGCACTACTCCAGCAATCTAACTCATGTGGCATTATTTATGAATTAGATCTGAACATAACCAAAACAGCACACCGTGAACCCACTAATATCGTTTTAGAATGACGtagagattgagtgagtgagtgcgtttactcagcaatattccagctatatggcggcggtctggtgTCTGgtctcgagtctggaccagacaatccagtgatcaacaacatgagcatcgatctgcgcaagtgggaaccgatgacacgtgtctaccaagtcagcgagcctgaccaccgcaTTGTCGCCAAGATATTGAGGATTAAACCATAGATACATTACATTTGAAGTGAATAGAAGGAACTTATTATAAAGATGCAAAAGTAGAGGCGATTGTTAGGTCAAGACTCGATCGTTACCGTTGGGGGGAATGATAGGATTCGGGCTTCAACCACAAACACGTTTAGAAAACAAGTGATTTATCACTATCACAATATTACATTGCATTCTCCAGTGAGAGTGATGAGAACTATTTGTCAAATATGATACTGTTTGTAAAAAAACCAAAGGACAAGTGTGTTTTAGTTATAGGGATgttctgtttcagtgtttgaaaatatttttgaaacagAGTGTGTTCTCAAATGCCAGGCGAGCTCGGGCGTACATGAGAAATAGACACAACTAAAATAGTTACAGACTGTTGCACCTGGATTGACTTACTATACCCAAAAGGTTATTTGTCTGTTGGTTGTTTGGGgtcacactcggcaatatttcagctatgaaTGATCGGGTCTAGACCAGACATTCTTTGACAAGAGATCAACAGTTTGAGATACGATCTCCGCAACCCTGATCCTCTCATAGCTTCAGTTCTCTATGACTACATGGCGGCACACAcatccaagtgagtgagtgagtgagtgagtgagtgagtgagtgagtgagtgagtgagtgagtgagtgagtgagtgagtgagtgagtgagtgagtgagtgagtgagtgagtgagtgagtgagtgagtgagtgagtgagtgagtgtgtgagtgtgtgtgtgtgtgtgtgtgtgtgtgtgtgtgtgtgtgtgtgtgtgtgtgtgtgtgtgtgtgtgtgtgtgtgtgtgtgtgtgtgtgtgtgtgtgtgtgtgtgtgtgtgtgtgtgtgtgtgtgtgtgtgtgtggccttgtggttaaagcgttccctcgtcacactgaagacccgggttccattcccatgtccaaccacactcactcacgcatccAAGTGATGTAGTTAGATGTCGGGCTCAAAATGTGCTGCATGCAGATTGACAGTTATGCAGTATTTGGGTAATAATGTGGCCACTCTCTGAATCTTTACACAGAGGTCTAAATATATAAAACGGCCAAGGCGTCTTCTTTATTTCAAGTTCAGATGGGTAAATCTGTGGAAGGGAACTGGGGTTTGTTGTTTATAATTATCTAACCGTATTCCACAATATACATCACTGAAGGACAAGTTGAATCATTAGCATTTGACAATCGGTGAAAACCCGAGTTTGATTCATTTACACAGAGAAAGTCATCCGCCTAGAGGGGAGCACAATTGGCGCTTATTGGGATGCCTTTGTGTTCTGTTTTTAAATGTTTACTCCCAAACTTTACCAAGATCTCACCGACGAGAATGTCCAGCATGTGACATATTGTTTTCCTAGTACACGAGAGCGGATTTGAATCCTAGATGGGTCTCAACACAACAAAAGTATTTAGACATTTTGTGGTTATTATGCCAGCTTATTAGAAACACTTCGTCTTTCCCTTATATTTATTCTCATATCGGGTGTGCCTATGGTCACGGGACATATCACTGATCACATTCATTTCACATGGTTTGTTTCCCCAGATGTCAGCGAATACCTGTTATGTTCTAGCATGTCTTAGATAGCGTAACACACATCCGTCTTACCTGTGTGTGATTGTTTTCCTTTAAAATAGACGAGAAGGTTCGCATTCGCCAGCCCATGTTGTTTGATGTGTCGGTAGAATTAAGGCCGGTCCTATGAAAATGAATGTTGCTTCTCCTGTCATGGTCTGATACTCTTGTCATGCTGAAATGTTTACAATGAATATGCATAATATCATATGAAACATAGTGATATACACTTGAAATTAGCAGGCGATCGTGAACTACTGAGTGGGATCAactagcgatagtctattgctattgcaatagcgatagtctattgctacatactattgcaatagcgatagtctattgccaCATACTATTacaatagcgatagtctattgccaCATACTATTacaatagcgatagtctattgccaCATACTATTacaatagcgatagtctattgccaCATACTATTacaatagcgatagtctattgctaCATACTATTACAATAGCGATAGTCTACTGCGACTTTGAAgtctcttttgataactgacatGAAACCTGAAACccaaataaaattaaaaattaacaCGTAACAGGAGTGGATAACGAATGTGGATTACAAATCTGCGTCCCGTGTCACAAACCTCTCGTATTGTAAGCCTATTGTAAGATCTCCTAAGTTTTTCTCGTGGCATTCGTACCTTCGTACGCGTAGCCAGACCTTAAGCAGTATAAGCATCAAAAGGTCATTTGGACGTTGATGACAAGGATATCAGCATGAGTGAAGATGAAACCATCCAAAATTTCACATGGAGGAACGCCTGTAATCACACTCTTTCAGTCAGTATCGGTCATCTGCACATTGAAATACGTGTCCTGGCGATCATTGAATGCTACATTCCAAGGCATGAAAACATTGACCCTGTCCAAATGTAAACTCAAGTAAAGTTGGGACGGACTGAATGCATTCGGCAAAATTAAAAGGGATGTATTGTGAATACGACATGGTCACTTATTTACTGAGTTATGAACATTTGAGTTCTCACGGCAACATACGACGAGCTCAATTAACAAGGATATGGCTTTGTATGAAAACAGCGCTGAAAATCTAGGACATGTTGTATTTATTGAAGCACACACCTTGGGTCATACGAGTGGACATGGCAGCCATATGCTGTAGCTACTGCGTCGTCAAAGCTCCAGTCGTAGTTGATCCTGCAAGAAGCATGGTGGACCTGATAAGGAAAATACAGTACACACATGCATTGTCATTCATGATTTCATGCGAAGAATAATCTAAATGGTGACCATTCCTGtggcggggcggtggggtaggctagtggttactgcgttcgctcgtcacgccgaaggtccggggttcgattccccacatgggtacaatgtgtgaagcccatttgctggtgtctcccgccgtgatattgctggaatattgctaaaaggcagcgtaaaactaaactcactcacactccatTCCTGTGGCAtttggagtgagtttagtttaactctgatttttgcaatattccagcaatatcgcaggagagacaccagaaatgggcttcacacattgtgtccatatgtggaatcgaacccgggtctttggcgtgacgagcgaacactttaacctttAGGCTACTCCAGCGGCCCTTTTGGCATTTAGAAGCATATACACTGGGACGATATACTACAATTAGAATTAATGGCAGTCCATCACAAAATATGGGTGATAATGAAGTATCGATGTAACAAGTCACTGAAGCTTGTCACCAGATAAGGGCAATTCCAACATATGAATAATTTGGTCAGTCTTTCTCATATGTTATTGGGGACCTACCCAAAGGAATAAATATTACAGGGCGTCTTCATTCCGTATGGAGGGTCTTCACAAACGTTCCAGCCACCGTCGCCGACGTTGCCACGCCTGACCATGTTTTTACACGACATCTGAACGCTGTTCACATAGCTGAACAGAAATCCAATTATATACTTAAATTCGTTTAGCTCATTGGGAACATCAGTTAAAACACCATATTAATCCCATTCATGTTATCCCATTGTTCGTTAATCCAGAAATGTGTCCAgacaatttcatttgaaactggTTCTTTCAGACGTTGACGTTGCTTTAAAGCTTCTGGGCGATAAAGTGTTTTCTGGTTGCCTTTCAAATACATCTTTAGCATGAACATTTGAATACAAGAAATAATACTTGTTGATGAACATTGAACAAAATCGTTGACCAGTATCGATTAGTATAGCATGTCCTTTGTCCAGTGCCAAAGTGTTGGTCACCACACGTGGGTGTCCCATATACATTCGTGGCATACCCGTGACTGATCAGTCCATTAGACACATAGACATTGTGACCCTTAGCAggcttagtgagtgagtgaggtgtgagagaatgagtgagtgactagttttacgccgagctatatggtggcggtctgtaaggaatcgaacatggacaggacaatccagtaaacaacagcatgagcatccatctacctAACTGGCATCCTATGGCATAtgtgaaccaagtcaacgaacctgaccatcTAAGTTTGTTAGGAGTCTCTCACTACaggcatggcttactgaagatcgattctaacccggaacgTGATCAGTATCACTATCTTTTCCGATCAAAATGGGAAACGACATACATGCTGATATTTGTATGAGTAATGAGGTAATCAAAGTTTATCATTTATTTGTATATACCTGTGGTATATCTGTGACAGTTGTTCTCTGTTCAACGTCTTCAGCACCTGGAGCGTAGGCATGGGCTGGCCTACTG
Above is a genomic segment from Haliotis asinina isolate JCU_RB_2024 chromosome 7, JCU_Hal_asi_v2, whole genome shotgun sequence containing:
- the LOC137291580 gene encoding probable methyltransferase-like protein 24, whose translation is MSKITFRCFILVVTVLVTSLTFIWTYRKMDLGNSRRNAALLANPVPNIVLNTGSKAEVHTTETKTNTNLAPVGQPMPTLQVLKTLNREQLSQIYHSYVNSVQMSCKNMVRRGNVGDGGWNVCEDPPYGMKTPCNIYSFGINYDWSFDDAVATAYGCHVHSYDPSMTRVSDHDRRSNIHFHRTGLNSTDTSNNMGWRMRTFSSILKENNHTQATIDLLKIDIEASEWFAFPEMLQSGSLKNVKQFCFELHIKLGNNPEPDIDKYLRGLELLRDFYNAGFRIFHTHKNMDAKYKSMFGMERTGCHEIYMVRSDSRTFG